From the Girardinichthys multiradiatus isolate DD_20200921_A chromosome 22, DD_fGirMul_XY1, whole genome shotgun sequence genome, one window contains:
- the LOC124858787 gene encoding transmembrane protein 121 has protein sequence MVPPPPTNKPHVCLSTILIMSSMALIDAYLVEQNHGPRKIGICIMVMVGDICFLIVLRYVAVWVGAEVRTAKRGYAMILWFLYIFVLEIKVYFVYQNYKADRKSLDALARKALTLLLSICIPVLFTVLVAIDHMEYVRAFKKREEIRNRLFWVVVDLLDILDIQANLWEPQKKGLPLWAEGLMFFYCYILLLVLPCVSLSEISMQGINIVPHKMLLYPILSLVTINVITLFIRGGNMFLYRDARVSGILIGKNILAIILKTCSFVQYRRQLQNAPPAFGVELQKNSVAHTRPAPTSPQVVMQDQTPLPEVTTCEHT, from the coding sequence ATGgtacccccaccccccaccaaCAAGCCCCACGTTTGCCTTTCCACCATCCTCATCATGAGCAGCATGGCGCTGATTGATGCCTACCTGGTGGAGCAGAACCACGGACCCCGCAAGATTGGCATCTGCATCATGGTGATGGTGGGGGACATCTGCTTCTTGATTGTGCTGCGTTACGTGGCGGTGTGGGTGGGTGCTGAAGTGCGGACTGCCAAACGAGGCTATGCCATGATCCTCTGGTTCCTATATATCTTTGTGCTCGAGATCAAAGTCTACTTTGTGTATCAAAACTACAAAGCGGACAGGAAAAGCTTGGATGCTCTCGCGAGGAAAGCCTTGACACTGTTGCTGTCCATTTGCATTCCAGTGCTGTTCACTGTACTGGTCGCCATTGACCACATGGAGTACGTTCGGGCCTTCAAGAAACGGGAGGAGATCCGTAATCGCCTCTTTTGGGTAGTGGTGGACTTGCTGGACATACTGGACATCCAAGCTAACCTGTGGGAGCCTCAAAAGAAAGGCTTGCCTCTGTGGGCGGAGGGCCTGATGTTCTTCTACTGCTACATCCTGCTGCTCGTGCTTCCTTGTGTGTCCTTGAGCGAGATCAGCATGCAGGGCATCAACATCGTGCCCCACAAGATGCTCTTGTACCCCATCCTCAGCCTGGTGACCATCAACGTAATCACACTCTTCATTCGCGGAGGGAACATGTTTCTGTACAGGGACGCAAGGGTATCTGGGATTCTGATCGGAAAGAACATACTGGCCATCATCCTAAAGACCTGCAGCTTTGTGCAATACAGAAGGCAGTTGCAGAATGCTCCTCCTGCCTTTGGTGTGGAGCTGCAGAAAAACTCGGTCGCACACACTCGTCCTGCACCCACTTCACCTCAAGTGGTCATGCAGGACCAGACGCCTTTACCCGAAGTGACAACCTGTGAACACACATGA